In Micromonospora sp. LH3U1, one genomic interval encodes:
- a CDS encoding prephenate dehydrogenase has product MVDRPGARVRAAVIGTGLIGGSVLLRLADAGLDVAGWDPDPATRERAQHRGVIAPATIEQAVADRDVVFLCGPLPTLPRTLARVAELTAPGCVLTDVGSTKVEVTEAANRLGLADRFVPGHPMAGAESAGLPAASPTLLAGSAWVLCPATGAATDAFRWLTGLLVELFGARVVPMSAPAHDSVAALASHVPHLLAGALAGAAQRAPLRDAVLALAAGSFSDGTRVAGTPAERTANMLLGNRDRVLDELAGVRAFLDGLAAALRADDAPALIARYAEARAARSALLDRRFAGQAREFPTGGDHDAEVTWLRGLGDAGGHLTGCQVGSDAVSYAAWRPVAD; this is encoded by the coding sequence ATGGTGGACAGGCCCGGTGCGCGGGTACGGGCGGCGGTGATCGGCACCGGCCTGATCGGCGGTTCGGTGCTGCTGCGCCTGGCCGATGCCGGCCTGGACGTTGCCGGATGGGATCCGGACCCGGCGACCCGTGAGCGGGCCCAGCATCGGGGGGTGATCGCCCCGGCCACGATCGAGCAGGCCGTGGCCGACCGGGACGTGGTCTTCCTCTGCGGCCCGCTGCCCACGCTCCCGCGCACCCTGGCCCGGGTGGCCGAGCTGACCGCGCCCGGCTGCGTGCTCACCGATGTCGGCAGCACCAAGGTCGAGGTGACCGAGGCAGCCAATCGGCTCGGGCTCGCCGACCGGTTCGTTCCCGGGCACCCGATGGCCGGTGCGGAGTCCGCCGGCCTGCCCGCCGCCTCGCCGACCCTGCTGGCTGGTTCCGCCTGGGTGCTCTGCCCGGCGACGGGCGCCGCGACGGACGCCTTTCGCTGGCTGACCGGGCTGCTGGTGGAGCTGTTCGGCGCCCGGGTCGTGCCAATGTCGGCACCGGCACACGATTCGGTGGCCGCGCTCGCCTCACACGTGCCGCACCTGCTGGCCGGTGCGCTGGCCGGGGCGGCACAGCGGGCGCCGCTGCGCGACGCGGTGCTGGCGCTTGCCGCGGGCAGCTTCTCCGACGGCACGCGGGTCGCCGGTACCCCGGCGGAGCGGACCGCGAACATGCTCCTCGGCAACCGCGACCGGGTGCTGGACGAGTTGGCCGGGGTCCGCGCGTTCCTGGACGGGCTGGCCGCCGCGTTGCGGGCCGACGACGCACCGGCGCTCATCGCCCGGTACGCGGAAGCCAGGGCGGCCCGGTCGGCGCTGCTGGACCGGCGGTTCGCCGGTCAGGCCCGGGAATTCCCGACCGGCGGCGACCACGACGCCGAGGTGACCTGGCTGCGAGGGTTGGGTGACGCCGGGGGGCACCTGACGGGGTGTCAGGTCGGCTCGGACGCGGTCTCCTACGCCGCGTGGCGTCCGGTAGCTGACTAG
- a CDS encoding SIMPL domain-containing protein produces MAVDSPVVQVRGEAYREVPPELARFAVTATARDRDREATLTRLAERAAAVRVLLDGSGPAVARRETGDLRVRPETRRSGERVIAWHGSVTTTVTVTDFTALGELMLRLADQDQVEVAGPWWELRPDSPAHREARHAAINDALLRAREYAEALGAQVTSLIELADAGSADRPMFARAAFDVGGGAGGGAPELELDPQPQTVQAAVQARFTISDPVLG; encoded by the coding sequence ATGGCGGTGGACAGTCCGGTGGTGCAGGTGCGCGGCGAGGCGTACCGGGAGGTGCCGCCCGAGCTGGCCCGGTTCGCGGTCACCGCGACAGCGCGAGATCGGGACCGGGAAGCCACCCTGACTCGGCTGGCCGAGCGTGCCGCCGCGGTCCGGGTGTTGCTGGACGGCTCCGGGCCGGCGGTGGCGCGACGGGAGACCGGTGACCTGCGGGTGCGGCCGGAGACCCGCCGCTCGGGCGAGCGGGTGATCGCCTGGCACGGCAGTGTCACCACCACCGTCACCGTCACCGACTTCACCGCCCTCGGCGAGCTGATGCTCCGGCTGGCCGACCAGGACCAGGTCGAGGTGGCCGGGCCCTGGTGGGAGCTTCGCCCGGACAGCCCCGCGCACCGCGAGGCCCGACACGCCGCGATCAACGACGCGCTGCTGCGGGCACGGGAGTACGCGGAGGCGCTCGGTGCCCAGGTCACCTCGTTGATCGAGCTGGCCGACGCCGGCTCGGCCGACCGGCCGATGTTCGCCCGTGCGGCGTTCGACGTCGGAGGCGGCGCGGGTGGCGGCGCACCGGAGTTGGAGTTGGACCCGCAGCCGCAGACCGTGCAGGCGGCGGTGCAGGCGCGGTTCACCATCAGCGACCCGGTTCTGGGCTGA
- a CDS encoding sugar O-acetyltransferase, with product MTSMKDRMLAGEPYLADDPEIIADLDRAARLMERFNTSAAADPQARLTALRDLLGDVGEGTWIRPPFYCDHGWQIRIGPRSFVNYHAVFLDVAPITIGADVQIGPNVQLLTPTHPVEPGPRRDKWEAAKPIVIGDNVWLGGGAIVLAGVTIGANTVVGAGAVVTRDLPANVVAVGNPARPVRELD from the coding sequence GTGACCTCCATGAAGGACCGAATGCTCGCCGGCGAGCCGTACCTGGCGGATGATCCCGAGATCATCGCCGACCTGGACCGAGCTGCCCGGCTGATGGAACGCTTCAACACCAGTGCCGCAGCCGACCCGCAGGCCCGCCTCACGGCACTGCGTGACCTCCTCGGCGACGTGGGCGAGGGCACCTGGATCCGCCCACCGTTCTACTGCGACCACGGCTGGCAGATCCGCATCGGGCCCCGCAGCTTCGTCAATTACCACGCGGTCTTCCTCGACGTCGCACCGATCACCATCGGTGCCGACGTCCAGATCGGACCGAACGTGCAGCTGCTCACACCGACCCATCCGGTGGAGCCCGGTCCGCGCCGCGACAAGTGGGAGGCCGCCAAGCCGATCGTCATCGGCGACAACGTCTGGCTCGGCGGCGGCGCCATCGTGCTGGCGGGCGTGACGATCGGCGCGAACACCGTCGTCGGCGCGGGCGCGGTGGTCACCCGGGACCTGCCCGCCAACGTGGTCGCGGTCGGCAACCCCGCCCGGCCGGTCCGCGAGCTCGACTAA
- a CDS encoding nucleoside/nucleotide kinase family protein: MPPARVLSVEELVARACALAEAGPRQLLGIAGAPGAGKSTLAQRIVAEVGSAARLVPMDGFHLAQSQLVRLGRADRKGAVDTFDANGYVSLLRRLRWLEPTSVYAPEFRRELEEPVAGAIEVPPSIRLVVTEGNYLLLPDFPWQEIRSLLHEAWFLDLDVEVRQRRLASRHEAFGRSPEQARAWALGSDESNAALITPTADHADLVVRLTEPPAA, from the coding sequence ATGCCGCCGGCCCGGGTGCTGTCCGTCGAGGAGTTGGTGGCGAGGGCGTGCGCGCTGGCCGAGGCTGGTCCGCGACAGCTGCTCGGCATTGCTGGTGCGCCGGGCGCCGGGAAGTCCACGCTGGCGCAGCGGATCGTGGCCGAGGTCGGATCGGCCGCCCGGCTCGTGCCGATGGACGGCTTCCACCTGGCGCAGTCGCAGCTGGTCCGGCTGGGACGCGCCGACCGCAAGGGTGCGGTGGACACCTTCGACGCCAATGGCTACGTCTCGCTGCTGCGCCGGTTACGTTGGCTGGAGCCGACCTCGGTCTACGCACCGGAGTTCCGGCGGGAGTTGGAGGAGCCGGTGGCCGGGGCGATCGAGGTCCCGCCGTCGATCCGACTGGTGGTGACCGAGGGCAACTATCTGCTGCTGCCGGACTTCCCGTGGCAGGAGATCCGTTCGTTGCTGCACGAGGCGTGGTTCCTCGACCTGGACGTCGAGGTGCGGCAGCGTCGGCTGGCCTCCCGGCACGAGGCGTTTGGCCGGTCGCCGGAGCAGGCACGGGCGTGGGCGCTGGGCAGCGACGAGTCGAACGCCGCCCTCATCACCCCCACCGCCGACCATGCCGATCTGGTGGTCCGCCTGACCGAGCCTCCGGCGGCCTGA
- a CDS encoding DUF4034 domain-containing protein: protein MWPFRRSSKQVAVPTLTVDPTEGDPTARALREAGERRDWGAIRDLLTPVTDPDDHAFYVSAVANVDGLQDWIGEWIEAEPRSTLPVLVRGAHAVYWAWEARSSARASQVSEDQFKEFWRRLRLAENCLDEVVDRDPGDTTARTFLVTSARGRQVDRAEATRRFDDVVTRHPWHRIAHEQMLQYRCHKWYGSHEEMFEFARAAVAKSPAGSALGHLVVVAHLEKWLDLPVGEDDEYLDDDAVRAELAAAADHSVRHPDYRRQPGWASVHNTFAMGFSKVGDLRSAAGQFEVIGDQVTAWPWQYINGNPAIPFIAWRDDAMAVED from the coding sequence ATGTGGCCGTTCCGGCGTAGCAGCAAGCAGGTGGCGGTGCCCACGCTGACCGTGGACCCGACGGAGGGTGACCCGACCGCGCGGGCGTTGCGGGAGGCCGGCGAGCGGCGGGACTGGGGAGCCATCCGTGATCTGCTCACCCCGGTGACCGATCCGGACGATCACGCCTTCTACGTCTCGGCGGTTGCCAACGTGGACGGCCTACAGGACTGGATCGGTGAGTGGATCGAGGCCGAACCGCGGTCGACGCTGCCGGTGCTGGTCCGTGGGGCGCATGCGGTCTACTGGGCCTGGGAGGCCCGCAGCAGCGCCCGTGCCTCGCAGGTGAGCGAGGATCAGTTCAAGGAGTTCTGGCGGCGGCTGCGGTTGGCCGAGAACTGCCTGGACGAGGTGGTCGACCGCGACCCGGGTGACACCACCGCGCGCACCTTCCTGGTCACCTCGGCACGCGGCCGCCAGGTGGACCGGGCCGAGGCGACCCGGCGTTTCGACGACGTGGTCACCCGGCACCCGTGGCACCGGATCGCACACGAGCAGATGCTCCAGTACCGCTGCCACAAGTGGTACGGCAGCCACGAGGAGATGTTCGAGTTCGCACGGGCGGCGGTGGCAAAGTCGCCGGCCGGCTCGGCGCTCGGGCACCTGGTCGTCGTCGCGCACCTGGAGAAGTGGCTGGACCTGCCCGTCGGCGAGGACGACGAGTACCTGGACGATGACGCGGTGCGTGCAGAACTCGCCGCCGCCGCCGACCACTCGGTGCGTCACCCCGACTACCGGCGCCAGCCGGGCTGGGCCAGCGTGCACAACACCTTCGCGATGGGCTTCTCGAAGGTCGGGGACCTACGATCCGCCGCCGGCCAGTTCGAGGTGATCGGCGATCAGGTGACCGCCTGGCCCTGGCAGTACATCAACGGCAATCCGGCGATCCCGTTCATCGCGTGGCGTGACGACGCGATGGCCGTCGAGGACTGA